A section of the Deinococcus taeanensis genome encodes:
- a CDS encoding M17 family metallopeptidase: MPLVNAMDAADLTLSFVTPDGSRLTRDLKPGEVRLSTRGAQGDEAVALAPGSAAEARDLGSAVMTLARELKAQAVRIAASGHGAALAASALGAAWRDARYRRGAGTPTALFVEGFGEAERQRVQGLGAGLDFARELTSAPANVLNPVTLAREARTLERLGLDVDVWDGDDVTARGMNLLAAVAAGSATGPRLIRVTLPARGEVKTVVALVGKGITFDTGGYSIKPAAGMNGMKNDMGGAAAVLGAMRALGELRGLMPQGVEVRAYVAAAENMVGPHAMRPGDIYRAANGLHVEVTNTDAEGRLVLADTLTVACEEGATEVVDLATLTGVKVSALGADIAGLFSSDAALTARLKAAAQDAGEYVWELPLHQPYLQSYQKGTIADLKNSDMQPAGASIKAALFLQQFVTRPWVHLDIAGNATREDVATGWGVGTLVEYVLNR; this comes from the coding sequence ATGCCTCTTGTCAATGCAATGGACGCCGCTGACCTGACCCTGTCTTTTGTCACGCCGGACGGAAGCCGCCTGACCCGTGACCTGAAGCCCGGCGAGGTGCGCCTGAGCACCCGGGGCGCGCAGGGTGACGAGGCAGTGGCGCTGGCTCCGGGCAGTGCCGCTGAGGCGCGGGACCTGGGCAGCGCCGTGATGACCCTGGCGCGGGAACTGAAGGCGCAGGCGGTGCGGATTGCGGCCAGCGGGCACGGCGCGGCCCTGGCGGCCTCAGCGCTTGGCGCGGCCTGGCGTGACGCCCGGTACCGGCGCGGCGCGGGCACGCCCACCGCCCTGTTCGTGGAGGGGTTTGGAGAGGCTGAGCGCCAGCGGGTGCAGGGCCTGGGGGCGGGCCTTGACTTCGCGCGGGAGCTGACGAGTGCGCCCGCAAACGTCCTGAACCCCGTCACCCTGGCCCGGGAGGCCCGCACGCTGGAACGCCTGGGCCTGGATGTAGACGTCTGGGACGGCGATGACGTGACCGCACGCGGAATGAATCTGCTGGCGGCCGTGGCGGCCGGCAGTGCCACCGGGCCGCGCCTGATCCGCGTGACCCTGCCCGCGCGCGGCGAGGTGAAGACGGTGGTGGCGCTGGTCGGCAAGGGCATCACGTTCGACACGGGCGGATACTCCATCAAACCTGCGGCCGGCATGAACGGCATGAAGAACGACATGGGCGGCGCCGCGGCCGTGCTGGGGGCCATGCGCGCGCTGGGTGAACTGCGCGGCCTGATGCCGCAGGGGGTGGAGGTCCGGGCGTACGTGGCGGCTGCGGAGAACATGGTCGGCCCGCACGCCATGCGGCCCGGGGATATCTACCGCGCGGCGAACGGCCTGCACGTGGAGGTCACGAACACGGACGCCGAGGGCCGGCTGGTGCTGGCCGACACGCTCACCGTGGCGTGTGAGGAGGGCGCCACCGAGGTCGTGGATCTCGCCACGCTGACCGGCGTGAAGGTCAGTGCGCTGGGGGCGGACATCGCCGGTCTGTTCAGCAGCGACGCGGCGCTCACGGCGCGTCTGAAGGCCGCTGCGCAGGACGCCGGGGAGTACGTGTGGGAACTGCCGCTGCATCAGCCGTACCTGCAGTCCTACCAGAAGGGCACCATCGCGGACCTGAAAAACAGTGACATGCAGCCCGCCGGGGCCAGTATCAAGGCGGCGCTGTTCCTGCAGCAGTTTGTCACGCGGCCCTGGGTGCACCTGGATATTGCCGGGAACGCCACGCGTGAGGACGTCGCGACCGGCTGGGGTGTGGGGACCCTGGTCGAGTACGTCCTGAACCGGTAG
- a CDS encoding acetamidase/formamidase family protein: MTHHHLSGPIHTVWDHALAPALTLRSGDSVTLSTLDASDGGVARRVANGELTAPPALDALIRADATPARSGPRGHPLTGPVFVEGAEPGDALRIEILDVQTADWGWTGCRPDGIGLLDAALAEEGLRPYTHFWDLRARTHAEFLPGIRVPLAPFPGVIGVALAERGPHLTAPPRQVGGNMDIRQLVSGSTLWLPVEVPGALLSAGDLHGAQGDGELSGTGIETAGQLHVRIHVERQAGVTTPEFVTPTHGGSSSRWHGTTGHHPDLMTAARTALRALLRRLEQRGLTLEQAYVLASVCVDLKISQVVDAPNYTVSAFLPLDVFEDGTWPGSAARSG, encoded by the coding sequence ATGACCCACCATCACCTGAGTGGCCCCATTCATACCGTCTGGGATCACGCCCTGGCCCCTGCGCTGACCCTGCGCAGCGGGGACTCAGTCACCCTGAGCACGCTGGACGCCTCCGATGGTGGAGTCGCCCGGCGCGTCGCGAACGGTGAACTGACCGCGCCGCCCGCTCTGGACGCCCTCATTCGAGCCGACGCCACTCCCGCGCGTTCAGGCCCGCGCGGGCATCCGCTGACCGGCCCGGTGTTCGTGGAGGGTGCTGAACCCGGAGACGCGCTGCGCATTGAGATCCTGGACGTGCAGACAGCCGATTGGGGCTGGACCGGCTGCCGCCCGGACGGCATCGGCCTGCTCGACGCCGCCCTGGCCGAGGAGGGCCTGCGCCCCTACACGCACTTCTGGGACCTGCGCGCCAGGACGCACGCCGAGTTTCTGCCCGGCATCCGCGTGCCGCTCGCGCCGTTCCCGGGCGTCATCGGCGTGGCCCTCGCTGAACGTGGCCCGCACCTCACGGCGCCCCCCCGGCAGGTGGGCGGCAACATGGACATCCGGCAGCTCGTGTCCGGGAGCACCCTGTGGCTGCCCGTGGAAGTTCCTGGCGCGCTGCTGTCGGCCGGTGACCTTCACGGCGCGCAGGGAGACGGTGAACTGTCTGGAACCGGCATTGAAACGGCCGGACAACTCCACGTGCGGATTCACGTGGAACGTCAGGCGGGGGTGACCACGCCGGAATTCGTCACGCCGACCCACGGCGGCAGCAGCAGCCGCTGGCACGGCACCACCGGACACCACCCGGACCTGATGACCGCCGCCCGCACCGCGCTGCGCGCCCTGCTGCGCCGACTGGAACAACGCGGCCTGACGCTGGAGCAGGCGTACGTGCTGGCGAGTGTGTGCGTGGACCTGAAGATCAGCCAGGTGGTGGACGCCCCGAACTACACAGTCAGCGCGTTCCTGCCGCTGGACGTCTTCGAGGACGGCACGTGGCCCGGGTCGGCCGCCCGGTCAGGCTGA
- a CDS encoding bifunctional metallophosphatase/5'-nucleotidase, translated as MKKLPLLMLTAALGLTACTTGSLAPDPTNVTILGLNDFHGNLAPTSFTTSAGAKISAGGIEAIAAEVNEARKANPNTILVGGGDLIGASPINSGLLRDEPAVYALNGMGMKVSALGNHEFDQGLEELFRMQNGGCNSNDTTKACKYETTYTGATFKWIGANVEYNATSGKTGTPFAPYIIQEINGLKIAFVGAVTRTTPGIVSPEGVKMLNFTDEAAAVNKYIPEIRARKPDAIIMLIHEGGELATGSTDKYDTVGCKTLSTTSPIVDIAKRVDPAVSAIISGHSHQGYNCLVPDPNGKDRIVIQGDFYGHLLQRLDLVVDKANHGVMQVKSANLVVNYDTRKANGTLDASMTTILNKANEKVAAIKNVQVATLGAPQIQRGISNARNTESALGDVVADALLLAGQPYGAQIGLMNPGGIRADLPDATQIKPGNAVNFGDVFAVHPFGNTTTVLSLTGQQIKDLLEQQWSGANATAVKLLQVSEGFSYKYTLSNPEGQRVNIADITLNGKPISATATYRVVTNNFLAAGGDNFTVLKQATNVVQLPGVSDTDVLSAYLKAYGPTLTNTVKGRIIKL; from the coding sequence ATGAAAAAACTGCCTCTGCTGATGTTGACCGCTGCCCTCGGTCTGACCGCCTGCACGACCGGCTCCCTCGCCCCGGACCCCACCAACGTCACCATTCTCGGACTGAACGACTTCCACGGGAACCTGGCCCCCACCAGCTTCACGACCTCCGCGGGCGCCAAGATCAGTGCCGGCGGCATCGAAGCCATCGCCGCGGAAGTCAACGAGGCCCGCAAGGCCAACCCCAACACTATCCTGGTCGGCGGCGGCGACCTGATCGGCGCGAGCCCCATCAACAGCGGCCTGCTGCGTGACGAACCCGCCGTCTACGCCCTGAACGGCATGGGCATGAAAGTCAGTGCGCTGGGTAACCACGAGTTCGACCAGGGTCTTGAGGAATTGTTCCGCATGCAGAACGGTGGCTGCAACAGCAACGACACCACCAAGGCCTGCAAGTACGAGACCACGTACACCGGCGCGACCTTCAAGTGGATCGGCGCGAACGTCGAGTACAACGCCACCTCCGGCAAGACCGGTACGCCCTTCGCCCCGTACATCATTCAGGAAATCAATGGCCTGAAAATCGCGTTCGTGGGCGCGGTCACCAGGACCACCCCCGGCATCGTGTCGCCCGAAGGCGTGAAGATGCTGAACTTCACCGACGAGGCCGCCGCCGTCAACAAGTACATCCCGGAAATCCGTGCCAGGAAACCTGACGCGATCATCATGCTGATCCACGAGGGCGGCGAACTGGCGACCGGCAGCACCGACAAGTACGACACCGTCGGCTGCAAGACCCTCAGCACCACCAGCCCGATCGTGGACATTGCCAAGCGCGTCGATCCGGCCGTGAGCGCCATCATCAGCGGCCACAGCCACCAGGGCTACAACTGCCTGGTGCCTGACCCTAATGGCAAGGACCGCATCGTCATTCAGGGCGACTTCTACGGTCACCTGCTGCAGCGTCTGGATCTGGTCGTGGATAAAGCCAATCACGGCGTCATGCAGGTCAAATCCGCCAACCTGGTCGTGAACTACGACACGCGCAAGGCGAACGGCACCCTGGACGCCAGCATGACCACGATTCTGAACAAGGCCAACGAGAAGGTCGCGGCCATCAAGAACGTGCAGGTGGCCACGCTGGGCGCGCCGCAGATTCAGCGCGGTATCAGCAATGCCCGGAACACCGAGTCCGCGCTGGGCGACGTGGTCGCCGACGCCCTGCTGCTGGCCGGCCAGCCTTACGGCGCCCAGATTGGCCTGATGAACCCCGGCGGCATCCGCGCCGACCTGCCCGACGCCACGCAGATCAAGCCCGGCAACGCCGTGAACTTCGGGGACGTGTTCGCCGTGCATCCCTTCGGGAACACCACCACCGTCCTGAGCCTCACGGGCCAGCAGATCAAGGACCTGCTCGAACAGCAGTGGAGCGGCGCGAACGCCACCGCCGTGAAACTCCTGCAGGTGTCCGAGGGCTTCAGCTACAAGTACACGCTGAGCAACCCTGAGGGCCAGCGCGTGAACATTGCCGACATCACCCTGAACGGTAAGCCGATCAGCGCGACCGCCACCTACCGGGTGGTGACCAACAACTTCCTCGCGGCAGGCGGCGACAACTTCACCGTGCTCAAGCAGGCCACGAACGTCGTGCAGCTCCCCGGCGTCAGTGACACCGATGTCCTGAGCGCCTACCTGAAAGCCTACGGCCCCACCCTGACGAACACCGTCAAGGGCCGCATCATCAAACTCTGA
- a CDS encoding DAK2 domain-containing protein, which produces MLRYATDWLAVYREQVNALNVYPVPDGDTGTNMHLTLQSVRRELDTCDEHSMPSVARAISYGALLGARGNSGVILSQLLKGFAEAIKDLKVVDSAALTRAFQAAQKTGYGAVMKPVEGTILTVARGVAEGARGEHIEEVLENALFRGQELLDQTPDMLPALKQAGVIDSGGQGYLYMVQGMLAQLRGEALPPAPDVTSYAQQQFENEEFGFCTEFLMSEATRPIEEIRELVTPFGDSLLVVGAEGYVKGHIHTNEPDQLLATVGRYGKMLKTKVEDMSEQHTEILGMAGATARAEEELPPSGLVAVASGYGLVKLFRSLGARIVSGGQTANPSVQDIVDAVRSVSAEKVIILPNNKNVLMAAEKAMELMEGRAVVIPTRTLGQGIGAALNFSANVPAEELRDGMAEAALAVTTFEVTRASRTTNITVKDGRTLDIREGDVIGLMDDELVQSGGTPEGSVMEMLERHYQGQEIITVFGGPQKTQEDLEVLAGQISGVYSGAEVEAHAGGPDLYDYLVTLE; this is translated from the coding sequence ATGCTGCGCTACGCGACCGACTGGCTCGCCGTGTACCGCGAGCAGGTCAACGCCCTGAACGTGTACCCCGTGCCGGACGGTGATACCGGCACGAACATGCACCTCACGCTGCAATCCGTGCGGCGCGAACTCGACACCTGCGACGAGCACAGCATGCCGAGCGTGGCGCGCGCCATCAGCTACGGCGCGCTGCTCGGCGCGCGCGGCAACAGCGGCGTGATCCTCTCACAGCTGCTCAAGGGCTTCGCCGAAGCCATCAAGGACCTGAAGGTCGTGGACAGCGCCGCCCTGACCCGCGCCTTCCAGGCGGCACAGAAGACCGGGTACGGCGCCGTGATGAAACCCGTGGAGGGCACCATCCTCACAGTGGCGCGCGGCGTGGCCGAAGGTGCCCGCGGCGAGCACATTGAGGAAGTCCTCGAGAACGCGCTGTTCAGAGGCCAGGAACTGCTTGACCAGACGCCAGACATGCTCCCCGCCCTGAAGCAGGCCGGCGTCATCGATTCCGGCGGCCAGGGGTACCTGTACATGGTGCAGGGCATGCTCGCGCAACTGCGCGGCGAGGCCCTCCCCCCCGCTCCGGACGTCACCAGTTACGCCCAGCAGCAGTTCGAGAACGAGGAATTCGGCTTCTGCACCGAGTTCCTGATGAGTGAAGCCACCCGCCCCATCGAGGAGATCCGGGAGCTCGTCACGCCGTTCGGCGACAGCCTGCTCGTGGTGGGTGCCGAAGGGTACGTCAAGGGCCACATTCACACCAACGAACCCGACCAGCTGCTTGCCACGGTGGGCCGCTACGGCAAGATGCTCAAAACCAAAGTTGAGGACATGAGCGAGCAGCACACCGAAATTCTCGGCATGGCCGGCGCCACCGCCCGCGCCGAGGAAGAACTTCCACCCAGCGGCCTGGTGGCCGTCGCCAGCGGGTACGGCCTCGTGAAACTGTTCCGCAGCCTGGGCGCACGCATCGTGTCCGGCGGGCAGACCGCCAACCCCAGCGTGCAGGACATCGTGGACGCCGTGCGCAGCGTCAGCGCGGAAAAGGTCATCATCCTGCCGAACAACAAGAACGTGCTGATGGCGGCCGAAAAGGCCATGGAACTCATGGAGGGCCGCGCGGTCGTGATCCCCACCCGCACGCTCGGGCAGGGCATCGGCGCAGCCCTGAACTTCAGCGCGAACGTCCCCGCCGAGGAACTGCGCGACGGCATGGCCGAAGCGGCCCTCGCCGTTACCACCTTCGAGGTGACCCGCGCGAGCCGCACCACCAACATCACCGTTAAAGACGGCCGCACCCTTGATATCCGCGAAGGTGACGTGATCGGCCTGATGGACGACGAACTCGTTCAGAGTGGCGGCACGCCCGAGGGCAGCGTCATGGAAATGCTCGAACGCCACTACCAGGGTCAGGAGATCATCACCGTGTTCGGCGGCCCGCAGAAAACCCAGGAGGACCTCGAAGTGCTTGCCGGTCAGATCAGCGGGGTGTACAGCGGCGCTGAGGTCGAAGCGCACGCCGGCGGGCCGGATCTGTACGATTACCTCGTCACGCTGGAGTAA
- a CDS encoding mismatch-specific DNA-glycosylase — protein MLRPGLTLVLVGTAPSRISAAARAYYANPGNRFWRTLHEVGLTPRQLDPREYPLLPTYGIGLTDVAKRHSGVDAALPGEAWAPEELRAKLRSHQPQLVAFTSKRGASETLGLPTGRLSYGEQTQRLEGCELWVMPSTSPLGHTHFQLAPWQALADRVHALHGNPDGAGRVPAAWLEP, from the coding sequence GTGCTGCGCCCCGGCCTGACCCTGGTCCTGGTGGGCACTGCACCCAGCCGCATCAGTGCCGCAGCCCGCGCCTACTATGCCAACCCCGGCAACCGTTTCTGGCGCACCCTGCACGAGGTGGGCCTCACGCCCCGGCAGCTCGACCCGCGTGAGTACCCCCTGCTGCCCACCTACGGGATCGGCCTGACGGACGTGGCCAAACGCCACAGTGGCGTGGACGCCGCCCTGCCCGGCGAAGCGTGGGCGCCTGAGGAACTCCGCGCGAAACTCCGCTCGCACCAGCCGCAGCTGGTGGCGTTCACCAGCAAACGCGGCGCGTCCGAAACCCTGGGTCTTCCCACCGGGCGCCTTTCGTACGGCGAGCAGACCCAAAGGCTCGAGGGGTGCGAACTGTGGGTGATGCCCAGCACCAGCCCCCTGGGCCACACGCACTTCCAGCTCGCGCCCTGGCAGGCGCTGGCCGACCGCGTGCACGCCCTGCACGGGAACCCGGACGGCGCCGGGCGCGTACCGGCAGCATGGCTCGAACCCTGA
- a CDS encoding DUF4032 domain-containing protein, translated as MSAFEQAKHEVERARFLGDVRDLLAILRRQPNELLPFEWVRHLAPDGEHQRGLETIEVDHIIGSVDRYREFDRHYLPKEAHLDERWIGVRSAQLQGKELPPIQVYKVGELYFVKDGNHRVSVARRQGQKFIDAYVIELHVTVPPEEGDTLKDLIIKGEYAQFLKATNLDQRVPGHHEIRFTTPGRYEKLLEHIRTRQYFLDRKPERAGLPPVTWDEAVDNWYHRMYGRIVENIGKHDVMSRFPGRTEADLYLWIMDHRYFLTQKYGHDVGSEEATMDFREHFAPPVYKRVGQRMRLMLRGKLTPTM; from the coding sequence ATGTCCGCATTTGAACAGGCCAAACACGAAGTCGAACGCGCCCGCTTCCTCGGGGATGTGCGCGACCTGCTCGCCATCCTGCGCCGCCAGCCGAACGAACTGCTGCCCTTCGAGTGGGTGCGGCACCTCGCGCCCGACGGCGAGCACCAGCGCGGCCTGGAAACCATCGAAGTGGATCACATCATCGGCTCCGTGGACCGCTACCGGGAGTTCGACCGGCACTACCTGCCGAAAGAGGCGCACCTGGACGAACGCTGGATCGGCGTGCGGTCCGCGCAGCTTCAGGGCAAGGAACTGCCGCCGATCCAGGTGTACAAGGTCGGCGAACTGTACTTCGTCAAAGACGGCAACCACCGCGTTTCCGTCGCGCGGCGTCAGGGCCAGAAGTTCATCGATGCGTACGTGATCGAACTGCACGTAACCGTTCCACCCGAGGAGGGCGACACCCTCAAGGACCTGATCATCAAGGGCGAGTACGCGCAGTTCCTGAAGGCCACCAACCTCGACCAGCGGGTGCCTGGGCATCACGAGATCCGCTTCACGACCCCCGGGCGCTACGAGAAGCTTCTGGAACACATCCGCACCCGGCAGTACTTCCTGGACCGTAAACCCGAACGGGCCGGCCTGCCGCCCGTCACGTGGGACGAAGCGGTGGACAACTGGTACCACCGCATGTACGGGCGCATTGTCGAGAACATCGGGAAGCATGACGTGATGTCCCGCTTCCCAGGGCGCACCGAGGCGGACCTGTACCTGTGGATCATGGACCACCGGTACTTCCTGACCCAGAAGTACGGGCACGACGTGGGCAGCGAGGAGGCGACCATGGATTTCCGCGAGCACTTCGCGCCGCCGGTCTACAAACGCGTGGGGCAGCGCATGCGCCTGATGCTGCGCGGCAAACTGACCCCCACGATGTAA
- a CDS encoding Asp23/Gls24 family envelope stress response protein — MTGSIQITEAALASLIGLTAHEIPGVVGMAPANLKEGLSRVLGRANVSEGVVISRDGARHAADLYVVVAYGVSIPTVARNIAERVEHTVRTQAGIELAATRVHAVGVQRV, encoded by the coding sequence GTGACTGGCTCCATTCAAATCACCGAGGCGGCCCTCGCCTCACTGATCGGGCTGACCGCCCACGAGATTCCCGGCGTGGTCGGCATGGCCCCCGCCAACCTGAAAGAGGGCCTCAGCCGCGTGCTGGGCCGCGCGAACGTCAGCGAGGGCGTCGTGATCAGCCGTGACGGCGCGCGCCACGCCGCCGACCTGTACGTGGTGGTCGCGTACGGCGTCAGCATTCCAACCGTCGCGCGCAATATCGCGGAGCGCGTGGAACACACCGTCAGGACCCAGGCGGGAATCGAACTGGCCGCCACGCGCGTCCACGCCGTGGGGGTCCAGCGTGTCTGA
- a CDS encoding alpha/beta fold hydrolase: protein MRRSLSCAALLGVTLATTTARAVPAAPLNAQSAATLNRVPAVRVVQPGLPVPGTPANLNASITVRYGPARPQAVLLLMPGFLGGAASFDRLARQLVTLDPTLAVWAVDRRANLLEDHAPLLTSSMTQLQRIVREGLPVRDPASVPYLKDWGLDVTLRDWRVAVQAARTLTPNVFIGGHSMGGTLTGLYAAYDFSGTPGAADVRGLVMLDGLPGLMSGQPLTAQQYEQGATNPIGALPGLQGLARDPYVNTLFFGPTLASRAAAQARLAALQPDAPAPTGGLTRFPATNLAAAFTQIDQRYALIPFLALKAGRATNAVDAPFLPTMALGGKDSRWITGPQDPRRPVGWQSDPAQLTDAADFARRYIGPLGDYSEWYFPNRLALDLAAARTETRGTPFERSLPVWHARTLSLPVLGVAAAEGVTTEAQYREYVRGTRATLTVHTLPRAAHLDITTATSDQVARWIRDWLRPLRR, encoded by the coding sequence ATGCGCCGATCCCTGTCCTGTGCCGCCCTGCTCGGTGTGACCCTGGCCACCACCACAGCCCGCGCCGTACCCGCCGCGCCGCTGAACGCCCAGAGTGCCGCCACCCTGAACCGCGTGCCTGCCGTGCGGGTCGTGCAGCCGGGCCTGCCCGTGCCCGGCACCCCCGCGAACCTCAACGCCAGCATCACTGTCCGGTACGGTCCGGCCCGTCCCCAGGCCGTGCTGCTGCTGATGCCGGGCTTCCTGGGTGGCGCGGCCAGTTTCGACCGGCTGGCCCGGCAACTCGTGACCCTGGACCCCACCCTGGCCGTGTGGGCCGTGGACCGCCGCGCCAACCTCCTGGAAGACCACGCCCCGCTGCTGACCAGCAGCATGACGCAACTGCAGCGCATCGTGCGGGAGGGCCTGCCGGTGCGCGACCCGGCCAGCGTGCCGTACCTCAAGGACTGGGGCCTGGACGTCACGCTGCGCGACTGGCGCGTGGCCGTCCAGGCCGCCCGCACACTCACCCCGAACGTCTTTATCGGGGGTCACTCCATGGGCGGCACCCTGACCGGTCTGTACGCCGCGTACGACTTCAGCGGCACACCTGGCGCCGCCGACGTGCGTGGCCTCGTGATGCTCGACGGCCTGCCAGGTCTGATGAGTGGCCAGCCCCTCACCGCTCAGCAGTACGAGCAGGGCGCCACGAACCCGATCGGCGCCCTGCCCGGCCTTCAGGGCCTGGCACGCGACCCGTACGTGAACACCCTGTTCTTCGGACCGACCCTCGCCAGCCGCGCCGCCGCGCAGGCCCGCCTGGCCGCCCTGCAACCCGACGCGCCCGCCCCCACCGGCGGCCTGACCCGCTTTCCCGCCACGAACCTCGCCGCGGCGTTCACGCAGATCGACCAGCGGTACGCCCTGATTCCCTTCCTGGCCCTCAAAGCCGGGCGCGCCACGAACGCGGTGGACGCCCCCTTCCTGCCCACCATGGCGCTGGGCGGCAAGGACAGCCGCTGGATTACCGGCCCGCAGGACCCCAGGCGCCCGGTGGGGTGGCAGAGTGACCCTGCGCAGCTGACCGACGCGGCCGATTTTGCGCGCCGGTACATTGGCCCGCTGGGAGATTACAGCGAGTGGTACTTTCCGAACCGCCTGGCCCTGGATCTTGCCGCGGCCCGCACAGAGACGCGCGGCACGCCGTTCGAGCGGTCCCTGCCGGTGTGGCACGCCCGCACCCTGAGCCTGCCTGTGCTGGGCGTCGCGGCGGCCGAGGGCGTCACGACCGAAGCCCAGTACCGAGAGTACGTCCGCGGCACGCGCGCCACGCTGACCGTGCAC
- a CDS encoding sulfite oxidase-like oxidoreductase gives MLGKFFKKPDSDMGGRVPPGQTLTTRFPVLTYGPTQHYAPDDVVIRISGLAEEHTFTWADLMALPQTTLTYDIHCVTHWSKLDTTWTGVRVTDLMAHIQLKPGATHVMQHSVGGYTTNLSLDDFLRPGNLLAHTFDGQPLDAEHGGPLRLVVPHLYFWKSAKWLTGLEFMPADQPGFWERNGYHMRGDPFVEERYDDD, from the coding sequence ATGCTTGGCAAGTTCTTCAAGAAGCCCGACAGTGACATGGGCGGGCGCGTGCCGCCCGGGCAGACCCTCACCACCCGCTTCCCGGTGCTCACGTACGGGCCCACGCAGCACTACGCGCCGGACGACGTCGTGATCCGCATCAGCGGACTGGCCGAGGAACACACCTTCACCTGGGCGGACCTGATGGCGCTGCCGCAGACGACCCTCACGTACGACATTCACTGCGTCACCCACTGGAGCAAACTGGACACCACCTGGACCGGGGTGCGCGTCACGGACCTGATGGCGCACATCCAGCTGAAACCCGGCGCCACGCACGTCATGCAGCACTCGGTCGGCGGCTACACCACCAACCTCTCTCTGGACGACTTCCTGCGGCCCGGGAACCTGCTCGCCCACACCTTCGACGGTCAGCCGCTGGACGCCGAGCACGGCGGGCCCCTGCGGCTGGTGGTGCCGCACCTGTACTTCTGGAAGAGCGCCAAATGGCTCACCGGGCTGGAATTCATGCCGGCCGACCAGCCCGGCTTCTGGGAACGCAACGGGTACCACATGCGCGGCGATCCCTTCGTGGAGGAACGTTACGACGACGACTGA
- a CDS encoding amidohydrolase family protein, with amino-acid sequence MPEFTPATLPVLSPAQPVVWLGRTWNGLDDEAVQQGAVVTRAGRIEAVGAEDTLAVSAEAVRVRVSGTILPGLIDLHVHARPGYLPWFVAAGVTTVRDACNPLDMIGALLSAPGLRPRLLPSGPLLDGPAAFFRHFGPGAVHEPGDGQERSAAALIVRTPAEARRAVAFLAAEGVTHVKLYEQLAPEVFAAAAHEAARLNLPVMADLGFQITRGLSAQVDARQALACGVRSIEHASGYALAAQRAGLDPLAPLQDDLLDELATLTVQAGTALVPTLSVTAPLATADRPAGGGLPLEDLGGEVRTSLNAQWNAVHAGMAGMRHVAQADWALAAALSARVAGLGGLVGAGTDTPAGAFTLPGGGLHAELERLVHAGLSPVQALRAATGHAAAVLGRADLGRLEVGAVADLLIVGGDPLADIRATRDLTLVVQEGRPLPASALRAAVQAPQEVSA; translated from the coding sequence ATGCCTGAATTCACGCCTGCCACCCTGCCCGTCCTGTCCCCCGCCCAGCCGGTCGTGTGGCTGGGACGCACGTGGAACGGCCTGGACGATGAAGCGGTTCAGCAGGGCGCAGTGGTGACCCGCGCGGGCCGGATCGAGGCAGTGGGGGCCGAGGACACCCTTGCCGTGTCGGCTGAGGCCGTCAGGGTACGCGTCTCGGGGACAATCCTGCCGGGCCTGATCGACCTGCACGTGCACGCCCGACCTGGGTACCTGCCGTGGTTTGTGGCGGCGGGGGTCACCACCGTACGGGACGCCTGCAACCCGCTGGACATGATCGGCGCGCTGCTCAGCGCGCCTGGTCTGCGCCCGCGGTTGCTGCCTTCGGGACCGCTGCTGGACGGACCAGCCGCATTCTTCCGGCATTTCGGGCCGGGCGCCGTTCATGAGCCCGGAGACGGCCAGGAACGCAGCGCCGCGGCGCTGATCGTCCGCACGCCCGCTGAGGCGAGGCGTGCGGTGGCGTTCCTGGCGGCCGAAGGGGTCACGCACGTGAAACTGTACGAGCAGCTCGCACCCGAGGTGTTCGCCGCCGCCGCGCACGAGGCCGCGCGGCTGAACCTGCCGGTGATGGCGGACCTGGGCTTTCAGATCACCCGCGGCCTGAGTGCCCAGGTGGATGCCCGGCAGGCCCTCGCCTGCGGCGTACGGTCCATCGAGCACGCCAGCGGGTACGCGCTTGCTGCTCAGCGCGCCGGACTGGACCCTCTGGCACCCCTCCAGGACGACCTGCTGGATGAACTGGCAACCCTGACGGTGCAGGCCGGCACGGCGCTGGTCCCCACGCTCAGCGTGACGGCGCCGCTGGCCACAGCGGACCGGCCCGCAGGTGGGGGGCTGCCCCTGGAGGATCTGGGCGGCGAGGTGCGGACGAGCCTGAACGCGCAGTGGAACGCCGTGCACGCCGGCATGGCGGGCATGCGGCATGTCGCCCAGGCGGACTGGGCGCTGGCCGCGGCGCTGAGTGCGCGGGTTGCGGGGCTGGGCGGCCTGGTGGGTGCCGGTACGGACACTCCGGCCGGGGCGTTCACTCTGCCGGGCGGCGGGCTGCACGCAGAGCTGGAGCGGCTGGTACACGCCGGGCTGAGCCCGGTGCAGGCGCTGCGCGCCGCGACCGGGCATGCGGCCGCCGTGCTGGGCCGCGCGGACCTGGGTCGCCTGGAGGTCGGCGCGGTCGCCGACCTGCTCATCGTGGGCGGCGATCCTCTCGCCGACATCCGCGCGACCCGGGACTTGACCCTGGTGGTTCAGGAGGGGCGGCCGCTGCCTGCGTCAGCGCTGCGGGCCGCGGTGCAGGCACCCCAGGAAGTTTCAGCCTGA